Proteins encoded by one window of Cucurbita pepo subsp. pepo cultivar mu-cu-16 chromosome LG14, ASM280686v2, whole genome shotgun sequence:
- the LOC111810906 gene encoding uncharacterized protein LOC111810906 isoform X2, translated as MIVLKWLFLTIAPCDAAEPWQLGSQDAATPMMQGIIDLHHDIFFFLILLFVFVSRILVRALWHFHYKQNQIPQRIVHGTTIEILWTIFPSIIPMFIAIPSFALLYSMDEVVVDPAMTIKAIGHQWYRTYEYSDYNSSDEESLTFDSYTIPEDDLELGQSRLLEVDNRVVLPAKTHLRIIVTPADVPHSWAVPSSGVKCDAVPGRLNQISILVQREGVYYGQCSEICGTNHAFTPIVVEAVPRKDYGSRVSNQLIPKTGEA; from the exons atgattGTTCTCAAATGGCTATTCCTCACAATTGCTCCTTGTGATGCAGCGGAACCATGGCAATTAGGATCTCAAGACGCAGCAACACCTATGATGCAAGGAATAATAGACTTACATCACgatatctttttcttcctcattcttctttttgttttcgtaTCACGGATCTTGGTTCGCGCTTTATGGCATTTCCActataaacaaaatcaaataccGCAAAGGATTGTTCATGGAACTACTATCGAGATTCTTTGGACCATTTTTCCTAGTATCATTCCGATGTTCATTGCTATACCATCCTTTGCTCTCTTATACTCAATGGACGAGGTAGTAGTAGATCCAGCCATGACTATCAAAGCTATTGGACATCAATGGTATCGGACTTATGAGTATTCTGACTATAACAGTTCCGATGAAGAGTCACTCACTTTTGACAGTTATACGATTCCAGAAGATGATCTAGAATTGGGTCAATCACGTTTATTAGAAGTGGACAATAGAGTGGTTCTACCAGCCAAAACTCATCTACGTATTATTGTAACACCTGCTGATGTACCTCATAGTTGGGCTGTACCTTCCTCAGGTGTCAAATGTGATGCTGTACCTGGTCGTTTAAATCAGATCTCCATTTTGGTACAACGAGAAGGAGTTTACTATGGTCAGTGCAGTGAGATTTGTGGAACTAATCATGCCTTTACGC CTATCGTCGTAGAAGCAGTTCCTAGGAAAGATTATGGTTCTCGGGTATCCAATCAATTAATCCCCAAAACCGGGGAAGCTTAA
- the LOC111810906 gene encoding uncharacterized protein LOC111810906 isoform X1 produces the protein MIVLKWLFLTIAPCDAAEPWQLGSQDAATPMMQGIIDLHHDIFFFLILLFVFVSRILVRALWHFHYKQNQIPQRIVHGTTIEILWTIFPSIIPMFIAIPSFALLYSMDEVVVDPAMTIKAIGHQWYRTYEYSDYNSSDEESLTFDSYTIPEDDLELGQSRLLEVDNRVVLPAKTHLRIIVTPADVPHSWAVPSSGVKCDAVPGRLNQISILVQREGVYYGQCSEICGTNHAFTPIVVEAVPRKDYGSRVSNQLIPKTGEA, from the exons atgattGTTCTCAAATGGCTATTCCTCACAATTGCTCCTTGTGATGCAGCGGAACCATGGCAATTAGGATCTCAAGACGCAGCAACACCTATGATGCAAGGAATAATAGACTTACATCACgatatctttttcttcctcattcttctttttgttttcgtaTCACGGATCTTGGTTCGCGCTTTATGGCATTTCCActataaacaaaatcaaataccGCAAAGGATTGTTCATGGAACTACTATCGAGATTCTTTGGACCATTTTTCCTAGTATCATTCCGATGTTCATTGCTATACCATCCTTTGCTCTCTTATACTCAATGGACGAGGTAGTAGTAGATCCAGCCATGACTATCAAAGCTATTGGACATCAATGGTATCGGACTTATGAGTATTCTGACTATAACAGTTCCGATGAAGAGTCACTCACTTTTGACAGTTATACGATTCCAGAAGATGATCTAGAATTGGGTCAATCACGTTTATTAGAAGTGGACAATAGAGTGGTTCTACCAGCCAAAACTCATCTACGTATTATTGTAACACCTGCTGATGTACCTCATAGTTGGGCTGTACCTTCCTCAGGTGTCAAATGTGATGCTGTACCTGGTCGTTTAAATCAGATCTCCATTTTGGTACAACGAGAAGGAGTTTACTATGGTCAGTGCAGTGAGATTTGTGGAACTAATCATGCCTTTACGC CTATTGTCGTAGAAGCAGTTCCTAGGAAAGATTATGGTTCTCGGGTATCCAATCAATTAATCCCCAAAACCGGGGAAGCTTAA